GGCCCGGCGACGCTGCACGCCGAGGTGCGTCTCTACGACGACGCGGGGCGGGCGGTCGTCTCCGCCGACGGTGTCCTGCTCAAGCGCGCCGGCCGGGAGAACCTCAGGCGCACCGACGCCCCCGCACCCCGAGCCGTCGTGACCGCCGCACCGACGGTGGCCGCGTCACCGCCGCCGACCGCCGTGCCCACCGGCCCGCTGGACCGGTCGACCGTCGAGAAGCTGGTCGCCGACGCCGTCGCCCGCGCCCTGGGCGCCGCCGACGGTGACGGGCTCGACCGGCACGAGCCGGTGCAGAACCTCGGCCTGGACTCGCTCATGGCGCTGGAGGTGAAGGAGGGGCTCTCCGCCGCCTTGGGGGTCTCGCTGCCGATGGTGGCGTTCCTGGACGGCAGCAGCATCGTCAGCCTCGCCGAGACGGCGCACACCCGCCTCGGCGGTGCCGCGTCGACGGACCGGCCTGCGCCGGCCGGACGCCCGGAGAGCACCACCGTACGACCGGCCCCGGCCGACCGGTACGCACCGTTCCCGCTCACCGACCTGCAACAGGCGTACCTGGTCGGTCGCTCCGACGCGTTCGAACTCGGCAACACCTCCACGTACTTCTTCCTGGAGGTCGACATCGAGCAGCTCGACGTCGACCGCCTCGGCGCGGCACTGCGCCGGATGGTGGACCGCCACGACATGCTGCGGGCGGTGGTCAGCCCCGAGGGCCACCAGCGGGTCCTGCCGCAGGTGCCGCCGTACCGCATCCGGGTGGTCGACCTGCGCGCCGAGAGCGACCGGCGACGCGACGAGCGGCTCGACGAGATCCGTGCCGAGATGACCACCCAGGTCTTCGACACCACGGTCTGGCCGTTGTTCGACGTCCGGGCGACCCGGGTCGACGCGCACCGCACCCGGCTGCACTTCGGCTTCGACGCGCTCATCATCGACGCCTGGAGCACGTCGATGCTCTTCCGCGAACTGGCCGCCGCCTACCGGGGCGACGACGCGTCGCTCCCGCCGCTGGAGCTGACGTTCCGCGACTACGTGCTGGCCCGCGAGCAGGAGATCGGCGGGCCCCGGCACACCGAGGCCCGGGAGTACTGGATGCGGCGGCTGGAACACCTGCCCCCGGCACCGGAGCTGCCGCTGGCCACGAGCCCGGCCCAGGTGGACCGGCCGGTCTTCACACACCGGTCGGCACGCCTGGACACGGCCGACTGGACGCGCTTCAAGCAGTTCGCCACCGCTCGGGGCGTCACCGCCTCGGCGGCCCTGTGCACCGCGTACGCGCAGGTGCTGGCCGCCTGGAGCAAGTCCAGCCGGTTCACCCTCAACGTGCTCTTCTTCAACCGGGCACCGGTGCACCCGGACGTCAGCCGGATGCTCGGCAACTTCAGCACCACGTCGCTGCTGGAGGTCGACAGCACCCGTACCGACGACTTCGGCACCCGCGCCGTGCGGGTGCAACGGCAGCTCTGGAGCGACCTGGAACACAGCCAGTTCAGCGGCGTGCAGGTGCTGCGCGAACTGAACGCGGCCGGTGGCGGCTCGGCCCGGGCGACCATGCCCGTGGTCTTCGCCAGCACGGTGAACTTCGCCGCCAAGGACGACGGCGCGGCGGCCACCGGGCTGGCCCAGCACCTGCTCGACCTCGGCTCCGGTGGCCGCGAGGTGGCCAGTTCCATCCGGACGCCCCAGGTGTGGCTGGACCACCAGGTCGTCGAGGACGCCGGTGCGCTGGTCGTCAACTGGGACGTGATCGAGGAACTGTTCCCGGCCGGGATGATCGACGCGATGTTCGACGCGTACGTCGGGACGTTGCGCGACCTGTGCCGTGACGAGTCGACCTGGCGTCGCCCGGCCCCCGTGCTGACCCCGGAGACGGACCTGGCGGTCCGGCGCGCGGTGAACGCCACCACCGGCCCGCTGCCGGCGGGGCTGCTGCACGCGCCGTTCCTCCAGGCGGCGGCCCGGTACCCGGACCGGCCGGCGGTGATCACCACGGACCGTCGCCTGACCTACCGGGACCTCGACCGCCGCTCCGACCGGGTGGCGCAGTGGCTGGCCGACAACGCCGCCGGCCCCGGCACCCTGGTCGGCGTCGTGATGGAGAAGGGCTGGGAGCAGATCGTCGCCGTGATCGGCGTCCTCAAGGCGGGCGCCACCTACGTGCCGGTCGACGCCCACGTCCCGCCGGAGCGGCTCCGCCTGCTGCTGGACAGCGCGGCGATCTCGCTGGTGCTCACCCAGTCCTGGGTCGAGGAGCGGACCCGGTGGCCGGAGGGCGTGGTCCGCACCACCGTGGACACCCTGCCCGCCGGCCGGACCCGCCGGTCCGCCCGTGCCCGCCAGGCCAGCCCCGACAGCCTCGCGTACGTCATCTTCACCTCCGGCTCGACGGGCCTGCCCAAGGGCGTCATGATCACCCACACCAGCGCGCGGAACACGATCGACGACGTCAACGAGCGCTTCGGGGTGACCGCCGAGGACCGGGTGCTGGCGCTCTCCGCCCTCAACTTCGACCTCTCCGTCTATGACGTGTTCGGACTCCTGGGTGTCGGTGGCGCCGTCGTCCTGCCCCCGCCGGAGGCGCAACGGGAACCGGAACGGTGGTGGGAACTGGTCACCACGCACCGGGTGACGATCTGGAACAGCGTGCCCGCCCTGGCGGAGATGTTCGCCGAACACGTCCTGACCCGCACCGACGACCGCCCGATCCCGCTGCGGGTGGTGATGATGAGCGGGGACTGGATCCCGGTGACCCTGCCGGACCGGCTCCGTCAGGTCGCGCCGCAGGCCGCCCTCTGGAGCCTGGGCGGGGCGACCGAGGCGGCGATCTGGTCCATCCTGTACCCGATCGACGCGGTCGACCCGCGCTGGGCGAGCGTCCCCTACGGCCTGCCCATGCGCAACCAGCAGTTCCACGTGCTCAACGACGCGCTGCAACCCTGCCCGGTCTGGGTCACCGGGGACCTGTACATCGGCGGTGTCGGCCTGGCGCAGGGCTACCTCAACGACGACGAACGCACCCGGGCCGCCTTCGTCCGCCACCCCCTCACCGGCGAGCGCCTCTATCGCACGGGAGACCTGGGTCGTTATCTGCCGGGCGGCCTGATCGAGTTCCTCGGCCGGGAGGACTTCCAGGTCAAGGTGCAGGGCTACCGCATCGAACTGGGGGAGATCGAGGCCGCGCTGTCGCAGTGCGAGGGGGTACGCTCCGCCGCCGTCGTCGCGCACGGTGCCCGGCAGGGCGCCAAGCGCCTGCACGGCTACGTGGTGCTCGATCCGGACCACGCCGACCCGGACCACGCCGAGCCGGGCGAGATCGCGGTCAAGGCGATCGACCAGGCGCTGCGGCGGATGCTGCCGGAGTACATGGTGCCGCAGCACCTGACGGTCCTGGACGAGTTGCCGATGAGTGCCAACGGCAAGATCGACCGGTCGGCGTTGCCGGAGCCGGACAGCGGCGACGCCGAGGGTGAGTCGGCCCTGCCCCGCGACGAGGTGGAGCGGCAACTCGCCGACCTCTGGGCCGAGTTCTTCGCGCGGGACCGGGTGGGCGTCACCGAGAACTTCTTCACCCTGGGCGGCAACTCGCTGCTCGCGGTACGCCTGATGGCGCGGATCCGGGCGCGTACCGGTCGGGTGCTGCCGCTTGCGGAACTCTTCGCCCGGCCGACGATCCGGCACCTGGCCGACCTGGTCCGGGACACCTCCGCACCGGACCGTCGGGCGGCCCTGGTGCCGATCCGGACCGGCGGGGACGCGGTCCCGTTGTTCTTCGTCCACCCGGTCGGCGGCGACGTGCTCTGCTACTCCGCACTCGCCGACCGGTTGGGACCGGGGCAGCCGTTCTACGGGTTGCAGGTGCCCGACGTGGACCCGGCCCCGCAGAGCCTGGCGGAGCTCGCCGCGCACTACGTGGACGTGGTGCGGCGGGAGTTCCCCGCCGGACCGTACCGTCTCGGCGGCTGGTCGATGGGCGGCATGATCGCGCTGGAGATGGCCCGCCAGATCACCGCCACCGGGGCGGAGGTCGAGGTGGTGCTCGCCGTGGACATCATGGAGCCGCCCCGGCGACGCGAGGACGCCGTCGACGAGACGGTGCTGCTGTCCTGGCTGGCCCGCGACCTGGCCGGGCTGACCGGCCGGGTGTGGCGACCCGACCCGGCCACCTTCACCCCCGAGGCGGACAACTCGGCGCTGGACCTGTTGTACGCCGAGGCGCGCCGCCGCGAGGTCCTGCCGGCCGAGGTGGACCTGGACACGCTCACCGCCATCGCGGACCGCTTCTCCCGCAACTTCCGGGCCCTGCTCGACCACCAGCCGCAGCCCTACTCCGGTCGGGTCTGCTTCCTGCGCGCCCGCGACGGCGGCGCCGACGTGGAGACCACCCAGGCGTGGATGGACCTGGTCACCGATGGGATCCGCCTCGACGTGCCGGGCGACCACTACACCGTGATGCAACAGCCCCACCTCGCCGTGCTGGCCGACGAGATCGGCAAGCTCCTGCCCCCGCCCGCAGCGGATCCGCAGGTTTCCCCACTGACTGAAGGGTGAGTTCGATGTCCCTCACGTTCGGCGCGTTCATCCCGCCGTTCCACTCCCTCGGCGAGGATCCGACCACCGCGATCTGGCGCGACCTGGACCTCATCGAATGGCTGGACACCCTCGGCATCGACGAGGCGTGGGTCGGCGAGCACCATTCCGGCGGCTGGTCGACGATCAGTTCCCCGGAGGTGTTCCTGGCCGCCGCCGCCGAGCGGACCCGGCGGATCAGACTGGGTACCGGCGTGATCAGCCTGCCGTACCATCACCCGCTCACCGCCGCGAACCGCGTGGTGCAGCTCGACCACCAGAGCCGGGGCCGGGCCATGTTCGGCGTCGGCGCGGGCGTCTCGCCGGCCGACGCGCACATGATGGGCATCGCCGCCTCCGACCAGCGGCGGATGATGGCCGAGTCGCTCGACGCCGTCGTCCACCTGCTGACCGACCCCACCCCGCTGACCCGCAAGACCGACTGGTTCGAGCTGCGCGACGCCCGGCTGCACCTGAAGCCGTACACCCGGCCGTCCCTGGACGTGGCCGTGGCCAGCGCCGGTTCGGAGCGCGGCATGCGCCTGGCCGGACGCTACGGGCTGTCCGCGCTGACCTTCGCCGGCCGTCCCGGCATGGTGGAGCCGCCGTTGGCGCAGTTGTGGGCGGCGGCCGAGGACGAGGCCGCCGCGCACGGCAGGACGATGGACCGGGCCTCGTGGCGCGTCGCCATCTGCGTGCACATCGCCGACACCCGGCAGGAGGCGATGGACCAGGTCCGCGCCGGGATGGGCCACTGGTTCCGGGAGTACGTCCAGGACACCGTCGGCGCCGAGGCGAAGCTGCCGGAGGGACGCGAACCCGAGGTGGCGATGGAGACCCGCACCGCCATCATCGGATCGGTGGAGGACGCCGTCGAGGCGATCGCCCGCATGCAGGCCGACAGCGGCGGTTTCGGCACCCTGCTTGTCAACACCCAGGACTGGGCCACCCGGGAACAGACCAAGCACAGCTACGAGCTGCTGGCCCGGTACGTGGCGCCGCACTTCACCGGCGCGCTGGAGAGCCGCCGGGCCTCGCAGCGATGGGTGTCGGAGAACCGCGGTGACTTCTCGGCACAGGCCCGGGAGGCCGCCCGCCGGGCGTCGTCGCCCCGTTGACCGTCCGCGCCGTGCTCC
Above is a window of Verrucosispora sp. NA02020 DNA encoding:
- a CDS encoding LLM class flavin-dependent oxidoreductase translates to MSLTFGAFIPPFHSLGEDPTTAIWRDLDLIEWLDTLGIDEAWVGEHHSGGWSTISSPEVFLAAAAERTRRIRLGTGVISLPYHHPLTAANRVVQLDHQSRGRAMFGVGAGVSPADAHMMGIAASDQRRMMAESLDAVVHLLTDPTPLTRKTDWFELRDARLHLKPYTRPSLDVAVASAGSERGMRLAGRYGLSALTFAGRPGMVEPPLAQLWAAAEDEAAAHGRTMDRASWRVAICVHIADTRQEAMDQVRAGMGHWFREYVQDTVGAEAKLPEGREPEVAMETRTAIIGSVEDAVEAIARMQADSGGFGTLLVNTQDWATREQTKHSYELLARYVAPHFTGALESRRASQRWVSENRGDFSAQAREAARRASSPR
- a CDS encoding non-ribosomal peptide synthetase/type I polyketide synthase; this encodes MTGPKDRQAILVESLREIRRLRDELDATRAAATEPVAIVGMACRMPGGVRTPDQFWHLLDRGEDAITEVPASRWDVDRYYDPSPETPGTMYTRRGGFLDDIDQFDAAFFGISQREAAWLDPQQRLLLEVGWEAVEDSGQAPDGLAGSATGVWFGVTTYDYCQRQMREVDAATLEAYALTSNASTFAAGRLSYWLGLTGPSLSVDTACSSSLVAVHLACQSLRSGETSMALAGGVNVLLAPEWSVVASRARMLAPDGRCKTFDAAADGYVRSEGCGVVVLKRLSDALAQGDRVLAVIRGSAVNQDGRSGGITVPNGSAQQEVIRAALRAASVRPEEVGYLEAHGTGTPLGDPIELRAADAVLGRRDPAEPLLVGSVKTNIGHLEPAAGIAGLIKVVLSLRHQRIPAHLHLRTVNPDIGLDEMALEIPTTARDWRSGDRPRIAGLSSFGASGTNAHLIVAEGPPEPVAAPDESPRTAHLLPISARSPQALDELAGRYEALLAEPAGAGAVADVCHSAATGRAHLPYRLTAVGTDAAHLRDQLRAARAGRTAPGLRRDHARPHATPGVVFLLTGQGAQYPGMADLLYRTEPVFRQVIDECAELLRPLLDTPLHTLLAAAGPTPVAPDAVPLHDTRNTQPALFAVEYALAALWRSWGIVPAALLGHSVGELVAACLAGVFDLADGLRLATRRGQLMHTTAAGAMANVSAPPARLEPALAPYAGRLSVAAVNGPADVVVSGEPAALATLLDTLESQGIRSKRLTTTRGFHSPLMDPVLAEFEREAGTLTYHPPRIPVLSNVTGTYHGADGFSARYLREHVRGTVRFADAARTLLDDGHTVFLEVGPAPVLAAMVRRIDDASVVDRPRLFLPSLRKGHDDCRTILDSLGALHTRGVAVDWTTLGRGRRRVPVPTSVFRRERHWYPAAEPGRTVPADRAGETTAAVPDTASRSLLGRRVPSPLDVVQFESRLDAARHPCLGDCVMDGLPVVNIGVYLEAALAAVRHLRGPGPIEVTDCTVTQSLVLEHGRAVDAHLLVEPDATGHLGYRYYAAHPDSDADPTWVLHSRGHAGLLPPSAPESPVDLAALRADLAGELTGAEFYRRMWHRKLYLGPSAQWVDHVWQRDGEAVARMRAGHPDETDDYLLHPGLTDAMFQALFACLPADRQADAAYLLVGIERFRFHGMPAYGGELYCHVRLLPTAGPATLHAEVRLYDDAGRAVVSADGVLLKRAGRENLRRTDAPAPRAVVTAAPTVAASPPPTAVPTGPLDRSTVEKLVADAVARALGAADGDGLDRHEPVQNLGLDSLMALEVKEGLSAALGVSLPMVAFLDGSSIVSLAETAHTRLGGAASTDRPAPAGRPESTTVRPAPADRYAPFPLTDLQQAYLVGRSDAFELGNTSTYFFLEVDIEQLDVDRLGAALRRMVDRHDMLRAVVSPEGHQRVLPQVPPYRIRVVDLRAESDRRRDERLDEIRAEMTTQVFDTTVWPLFDVRATRVDAHRTRLHFGFDALIIDAWSTSMLFRELAAAYRGDDASLPPLELTFRDYVLAREQEIGGPRHTEAREYWMRRLEHLPPAPELPLATSPAQVDRPVFTHRSARLDTADWTRFKQFATARGVTASAALCTAYAQVLAAWSKSSRFTLNVLFFNRAPVHPDVSRMLGNFSTTSLLEVDSTRTDDFGTRAVRVQRQLWSDLEHSQFSGVQVLRELNAAGGGSARATMPVVFASTVNFAAKDDGAAATGLAQHLLDLGSGGREVASSIRTPQVWLDHQVVEDAGALVVNWDVIEELFPAGMIDAMFDAYVGTLRDLCRDESTWRRPAPVLTPETDLAVRRAVNATTGPLPAGLLHAPFLQAAARYPDRPAVITTDRRLTYRDLDRRSDRVAQWLADNAAGPGTLVGVVMEKGWEQIVAVIGVLKAGATYVPVDAHVPPERLRLLLDSAAISLVLTQSWVEERTRWPEGVVRTTVDTLPAGRTRRSARARQASPDSLAYVIFTSGSTGLPKGVMITHTSARNTIDDVNERFGVTAEDRVLALSALNFDLSVYDVFGLLGVGGAVVLPPPEAQREPERWWELVTTHRVTIWNSVPALAEMFAEHVLTRTDDRPIPLRVVMMSGDWIPVTLPDRLRQVAPQAALWSLGGATEAAIWSILYPIDAVDPRWASVPYGLPMRNQQFHVLNDALQPCPVWVTGDLYIGGVGLAQGYLNDDERTRAAFVRHPLTGERLYRTGDLGRYLPGGLIEFLGREDFQVKVQGYRIELGEIEAALSQCEGVRSAAVVAHGARQGAKRLHGYVVLDPDHADPDHAEPGEIAVKAIDQALRRMLPEYMVPQHLTVLDELPMSANGKIDRSALPEPDSGDAEGESALPRDEVERQLADLWAEFFARDRVGVTENFFTLGGNSLLAVRLMARIRARTGRVLPLAELFARPTIRHLADLVRDTSAPDRRAALVPIRTGGDAVPLFFVHPVGGDVLCYSALADRLGPGQPFYGLQVPDVDPAPQSLAELAAHYVDVVRREFPAGPYRLGGWSMGGMIALEMARQITATGAEVEVVLAVDIMEPPRRREDAVDETVLLSWLARDLAGLTGRVWRPDPATFTPEADNSALDLLYAEARRREVLPAEVDLDTLTAIADRFSRNFRALLDHQPQPYSGRVCFLRARDGGADVETTQAWMDLVTDGIRLDVPGDHYTVMQQPHLAVLADEIGKLLPPPAADPQVSPLTEG